GCTCGGCGCGTGCTCGCCGACGCGGCCGGGCCCGCAATCGAATTGCCCGGCGTCGAGACGCCGGACGATCATCCCATGGTCAAGCTGGTCGAGGCCGGCAGCCACCCAGACATGCGTTGGCTGCAGCGGCTAGAGAACGAGAAGACCGGCAACCTCGCCCGCAACATCAGCGTCGACCAGGTCCGCGGGCTTGGTGACTTGTTCGACCTCAGTCCGGCGATGTCGCCGTGGCGCGTCGCGGTCCTCGACACGGTCGACGAGCTAGAAGCGTCCGGCGCTAACGCGCTGCTGAAGATGCTCGAGGAGCCGCCGGCGAACTGCCTGTTCTTCCTCGTCAGCCATGCGCCGGGACGCCTGCTTCCGACCATCCGGTCGCGCTGCCGCCGCCTCGACTTCGCCAAGCTCGACGATGACGCCATGACGTCGATCTTGGGGGAACACGCGCCGCAGCTGAAGGACACCGAGCGCCAGCGCATCATCTGCATGTCGTTCGGGTCTGCGGGCAGGGCGCTAGCTTTCGCCGAGCTGGATCTTGCGAAG
This portion of the Sphingomonas limnosediminicola genome encodes:
- a CDS encoding DNA polymerase III subunit delta', coding for MIVGQDRAIEQFASAWATRRLHHAWLVAGPKGVGKAAFAHAAARRVLADAAGPAIELPGVETPDDHPMVKLVEAGSHPDMRWLQRLENEKTGNLARNISVDQVRGLGDLFDLSPAMSPWRVAVLDTVDELEASGANALLKMLEEPPANCLFFLVSHAPGRLLPTIRSRCRRLDFAKLDDDAMTSILGEHAPQLKDTERQRIICMSFGSAGRALAFAELDLAKLEDSALTILRSGDPTNARRSDLALELGKKGAAERYAAFLDLAPTLIAREARRLQGAPRERALHAYAKARELAAIAPRLSLDPASTVFQIGGILADVAEQASLKR